DNA sequence from the Lycium barbarum isolate Lr01 chromosome 5, ASM1917538v2, whole genome shotgun sequence genome:
ATCAAAAATAGAGATTATGCCCTAGTTTTATGAAAAACTTCAGCATTTCTATTCTTTAATGACATAGTTTCATAGTtgttcatgattttcatttcgaAAATCGTAAAATTAGTACATAATCAGTGTATGCTCATGTTTGACATATCAGGAGTCTCTGTCACAGACCACAAAATGCTTATTAATAGTAATAGACAAAATCCCATGAACTATTCATGAATTCATGTCTCAGTTCAGTATAGTAATAGTCAGTATTCCATATCAGAACCTCAGTATGATTTCATATTTCAGTATAGAAATTCTCAGTATCCCATGTCAGTATTACAGTATGACTCTTAGATTCATGTTAAGAACTGCAGAATGATTAACACAATTTAGATAAACAGGCGATTTCCCCATTTATTTAGCAAGGGGAAATTGTCATTATGATTTATATGTTCAGTTCAGTAATCCTTATTCCCAGTTTAGTTCAGTCTTAGTTTCAATTTCAATATCAGTATATTTCATGTTATTTGATTTGAGCTGCCATTTCCCCGAGCACTCCACAACTATTTATTCTTTCAGTTGGTTTTACACataagtacaattcaaatgtacttacgTCCCTTTTGCCTAGAGCCTGCATcgtgatttacaggacgacggacGTGCTCGTTAGGACTTCATtgtatcagctgattggtgaacCCCACTTCCTTTAGGGCGTTTGATATTTGGCAtaaatatctagatttagtgtcatttgcactttacttcttagcactttAATCGCAGTTTTTAATGTAaattgttgtatatgagcttatgttggtatgcttgtatgaataggtacaacaaggaccaatgaagggtattCCGAGCAGTTTTTGATTGATTCCGAGGCTGTGCACGCTGGTTGAACGTTAGGAAGGAAGTTCCAACACTTGAAGGCAGAATCAGACCACTGAAGGAtctcatgcgctggccatgcgtcACACAGCCAACGCACAAAAACGCCATCTCTGAATATCAGACAGGCCATGCGATGATCGTGTGCCGAACAAACAAAACACAATGAATGTCATGCACTGGCCATGCGACGAATAGCCAGCGCACAAGAGGCGTCAGTAATCCTAATTTGATCGGGATTGGGCCAACTTATCTCATATTTTCCCTAGCTTATAAATAGTCATTTTAAACATTACGTAGGTGGCTTAGATGATTTTTGAgacttgtgaaactctttctaggttttattcctcttctattatttttctttacattgaaaccctatgttattcatgaattctagcttccattcttgaatcatgtgtaactaaacaccTAAATTTTGGGATTGTGGTTtagccatgaatattgacgtttgaCAAGTATTTTAATCTTGGTAGCTTGTTCGTATGCAATTGTTTCTTTACTTCTGTGCTTAATTTCTTGATCGTCTGTGCAACAGTTGAGTTCTATTTACTAATTGATATATGTGCTTTTTTTTCCAAGAGTTCCATCCTTATGATGGAGGAATTAGGCATGACTCCAACTTGTATATTTACCAAAAATCGTAATTACACGGAGGAGGACATAGACCTTAGCCTCATTTACATAGTGGAGGTTGGATAAATCCATCCTACTTCCCATTTGTATACTAATATTAAGCTGAAAGTGCTGATTAGTATTGCCTCTACTGTTTGGTTGAAGCCAACAGTAAAAGGATACAAAGTACATCTAGAGGTGCCACAAAAATTCAAACAAGTCAGCTACCATTCGATATGAATTTATTTCTTTTGCTTCTAAATCTAAAATTTGGGAGCCCATCAAGTTCTAGCTTCATTGAAGCTCTAACCTTAGTAGGAAGGAGGGAAGCTTCAGTGAAGATAGTAGAAGTTTTTGAGTCTTCTCCCAAGTTAGCAAGTAGGTCCGCTGTAGAATTTCCCTCTCTGTATATATGTTTGAACTCAAAATCACCATGTCTAATTAATCTCTGAATCTTAACAATAATCTCAGTTAGTTGCCAGGGTGGTTTTAGCTTTTCTTTGATCATGTTGACGACCATAAGAGAATCAGATTCCACCATAACATTCCGAAAACCATTATCCTTACATATGTTAATCCCTTTCCAAATGGCCAATGCCTCGGCTATATTGTTGCTGCATTCCCCATAAAATTTAGCAAAGGCATAACTCATTATACCTCTGTGATCTCTTATGATGCCTCCTCCTCCAGCTGAACCTGGATTTCCTTTACTATAACCATCCACATTGAGCTTGACCCAATTAAAATTGGGTTTATACCAGTACACTTCCTGAGAGTGAGTTAGGTCTGAGCTTTTCCACCAAATTACATTTCTCCAACCAAGAAATAGGAAGTTGCAGATCAGGGAACTGTGCTTTAAGAATTAAAGAAATAAGATGGTTGACTTGTTGAATAATGTACCAAGATGACATCTTCTTTTCTTCAAACCTGGCCCGACACCTGTTTTTCCAGACTTCCCAGCATATAGCAATTGGTATACACTGAAGAATGCATGAGTGAACTTCATTCTTGCCTTTAGCTATCCACCATTTCATAGTTGACAATCTTATTTATCCCTGAACCAAACCAATACCACATGTATTGCAAAAGAATTCCCATACTTGTTTGGCAATTTTCCCTTCACTCAAGAGGTGTTCAGTGGTCTCTATTTTATGAACTGGACAACAATTACAAATAGAAGGAAGGTAGATTCCAAACCTTTTCACTGCATCATCCGAGGGGATCTTATTTTGTAAAGCCCTCATTAAGAAGAATGAGATCCTAAAAGGAACTCTTCTGTGCCAATTCTTTGAGCTAACAAGTGTTGATTCTCTTTTCCTTCTTACAATCTGCCAAGCAGTTTTGTTGCTGAATTTCCCTGTAAGATCAGGAGTCCAGATAGGCAAATCCTATCTCTCAGTGTTAAACTCAATGGTGATAATAGAGTTGATTACACTTTGAGGTAAAATCCTCCTGAGTTTCACAATATTCCAGGTATTACCCCTGTAGAAATCCTTGACCATAGTTTTTTTGGGAGTTCTTTGATTCTGAACTAGGTTTGCAATAGGACCTAGATCAGTCCAATTGTCCTACCAAAAAGATGTCTCTCCTTTGCCGATTTTCCATAGAATAGAGGGTTCCACCACTTTTTTGCTATCCATGAGCCTCTTCCATATGTGAGATTGTCCATAAGCCCATTTTCTAGCAACATGGTGATATCTTTTGCAGTATTTGGCCTCAAGAAATGATTTTAAGGTAGCATCTTGAGTCCTGAATTTCCACCACAATTTTGCTGAGAAAGTATTACAGATATCCCTAAGGGATCTGAAACCTGCACCTCCTTCACTGATTGGGAAACATAAGTCCTTCCAAGAGCaccattttttcttctttctgTCTCCATCCATTCCCCAAAAAAATTGGCAATGATCATTTCTATCTGTTACAAAGCAGTCTTGGGAGGATATACAACAGATAATAAATATAGAGGAAGATCCTGGAGCACTGATTTAATAAGGACTGCCTTTCCTCCATAAGAAACAAGTTTTCCTTGCCATCCTTGTAGCCTTTTAGCAACTTTTGTCACCATAGTAttgaaataaataattattttcctcCCAACATAAATGGGGCATCCGAGATAGATCATAGGGAACTGGCAATGATTAAAACCAGTGATCCCTTTAATAATATTGATCCTGGGGTCATCTTCTTTAAAAGTCACATAGAATCCAGATTTTCTCTTGTTGATAAGTTGTCCAAAAACCTCTTCATATTTCCCCAATTTATTCATCAGCAGCTCTAGAGATTGGGGATCACATGAAGAGAATaagatagtatcatctgcatagcaTAAATGAGAGATATTAGGGTCATTCTTATCCATGGAAAATGGAATAAAATTTGATTGAGTTAAAGAGTCCATCATTTTAGAAAACAATTTAGCTCCTATAATAAAGAGAAAGGGGGAAAGAGGATCTCCCTGTTTGATGCTTCTAGTGGAGCTGAAAAAACCATGTCTAGTGCCATTAATATTGACAGAATACCAGACATTAGTGATGAGTCTCCAAACACTGTCAATCCATCTCTCAAAGAACCTAAATTGTCTAAGTATTCTACAAAGATAATCCCAGGTAACCCTGTCATATGCTTTAGTCATGTCCAGTTTAAGCACCACATTGCCATGTGTAGAGGTTCTGTTGATGTTATGAACCATCTCTTGGGTTAACATGATATTGTCTGTGATTGATATGCCTTTGATGAAGTGCATGAGGCAACTGAGTCTTTGATTAACTAATTTTGAAAGGATCTTGACTGAAAAATTACTAAGACTAATAGGTCTTAGTTCAGTAAAAGTCTGAGGATTGTATACTTTTGGAATAAGTATTAGACAAGTATGAGTGAGGGCCTTAGGAATCTGATTACctgcaaaaaaatcaagaaccatTAGTACCAAATCATCTTTTATGATTTCCCAACAACTATGATAGAATTTCCCTGAGATCCCATCAGGGCCAGGAGCACTGTGGGAACTCATGGAATAAACCACATCTTTCAGTTCATCCACAGTTGGATTGGCAGTGAGACGATCATTATCATAGTCATTTAGTACTTTAGGAATGCAATTAACACTAGAAAAGTCAGTAGTAGAATTCtctttggagaattgatttgaaAAAAAGGATACAGCTTTATTAGCAATTTATTCATCGCCTTCAATCCAGCTTCCATCTTCTTTCCTCATCTTATTTAGCGATAGTCTCTTTTTCCTGCCTTTGGCAATAGAGTGGAAGAATTTGGAGTTGACTTCTCCTTCCACAAACCATTAGATTCCTGATTTTTATTTCCAATAAGCTTCCTGTTTTTTGTAAGCTTTGACAAAAAGAGCATTAGAATAATTCAGAGTAGCTCTATTACTCTCAGAATTGTCAATGAGGATCCTGCTTTCAATGTCATCCACATTCTTTTCCAAATCAGTAACTTGGTCAAAAATATTCCCCACGGAGTTTCTGGACCATTCAGACAGTTTCCCTCAAGTATTTTTCAGCTTTAGGTGGAATTTCCACATAGCTGAGCCCTGAACTTCACTATTCCAAGCATTTTCCACAGTCTTATAGAAATTCTCCTCCTCGGTCCATAAATCTAGGAATCTGAAATATTTAGTATGATTTCTCTGATTTGTGAGAGCAATAGTTAGGAGAAGAGAATGATCAGACCCTGTCCTTATTAGGTGATCAACCGAGGTCGAATCAAACAGGTTCATCCATTCATGATTAACTAGAACTCTATCCAATCTCTGCCAAACTCTCTTATCCGGAGACCATCCATTACACCAGATGAAATTGGATCCAGAGTATCCTGGATCCACCAGATCACATTCCATGATGCATTGcaggaaagaaagacttttggaCATTCTATGAGGAGTACCACCTTGCTTCTCAGCAGGATCAGTAATATAATTAAAATCCCCAGCAATATACCAAGGTAAGTTATAATTTGCAGCAACATCTCTCAAGCTATCCTATAAATCTTCTCTAAGAACAGCTTCACATTTGGCATATACAGAGGTGATAATCAAATTGTTGCCCATCCAATTGATTTTGCAAGTAACTTGTTGGTCAGTTTCTTCTACCACACTACAATCTATTATATCATTCCAAAATAGCCATATTTGACTATTACAGTTGGCATATGCATTAGTGAATCCCAGTAATCTCTTGAATTTGTCTATTTGGTCAGCCTTATAGAAAGGCTCACTAATAGCTATGAAAGGTGGATGTTGAAGCCTGATGATTTGTTTAAGTCTGTCAAAAGTACCATTGGAGTTGATGCTTCTGATATTCCAAAATAAGGACTTAAACATTATAAACTAACTGGAGAGATTCATCTCCTGTGTGTTGTACACAGGCTGTTGTGTGGTGATCCTGCCACCTCTTTCTCTAGCATTTTGTCTTCCACCTCTGTTGTTGTTTCTGCCTCTTCCTCTGCCCCTAGGAGAAATATGAGTTTTGTCTATAATCTTGGCAAATTCTGAAGTAACATTTACATCAACCAATGCTTGAGAGCAAAAGGATCCGGTTAAGATATCGGCATGTTCATCACTGGAAAGATTCATATTGTCATGATTGTCTGAAAGGTCTTCACCATTAAAACTTTCACTGTCAACACTAACATAGTCGTCACTGACTTCAGTGCTCATTTCCTCTTCATAATCCTGATCTTCAGAActatcctcttcttcttcctcagaAGATGATTCAGATTGATGTCCCTGTTTACTGATAAATATTTCATCACTTTCTTGGTCTTCTTCAAGACTAGTCCCACTGATGAGTTTGAGATAATTATGTTGAGCATCTCCAGGATCAATAGGGTAAGTCTCCTGTTGTGTGTAGTTGTCATCTTGTTTGGTAACTTCTTTTTTTGTTGTTATCTAATTGGTGATCACTTTGTTTGTTCAAAATTTTGACACTTGTTTTGGACTGTATGGTGATTTGGTTCCTATCCTGTGCTTTACTATTGAGATTAGTATCCTTCTGGTTTGTTGTTTTGGTGTCGGTATTGGGCTGTTGGGTGGAAATGTTCTTGTCTTGAGCCTTATTGTTGATAGTAGGACCCTTCTTTATGCAACTGGTTTGCCCTTTCTCTGTATTAGTACTTTGTTTGTAAAATAGCTTGCTTCCTTGGTCATCAATAGCCCCAGTGTGTTTTCTTCTGTTAttcttcctctttttcttttcattgaCTTTATTAGTAATTTGATGATCACTTTGAGTCATATAATTACCATGATTGATTTCTTCAGCTCTCCCTTTTCCTTTCCCATAAACCTCAGGAAGTTTATTCTTTGTATTTTCCTCAGGTTCATGGATATATGTGCTTGGGAAAGACATTGTTAGTTTAGAGAAGGAGTAAAGAGATTGTGATATGATCATCCCTaaagttgggctaggatttgtgactaggataggaatatacttagttatCGCAATCAATTACTTACCTTGCTTTTATTGCGTTCTTGATAATTCaagaccataggaatataggaggcGAATTATCTTGAATCGGCGAATAGTGATTCGAAATAATACTACAAGATTAATAATCCGGTTAATTAGCAATTATGAACAGAATTACTAAGGTAGGATGCTTGAatgactcaataggattggtgaaccaaccacgACCCTAGAATATCTCTAAAATCTTAATAAAAGCAAATCTCAAAGTTATTCATAGCACAATTCTAGTTTACATTGTTAGTTATTTAGTTTTCAGCATTAAGTTACAAAATAAACAAGACTTTTATTCATTACTTGCATAATTAGTAGCAATAGTTTATTTTTGTAAAAGTAttggtcataagtctctgtgggttcgacatccaattttatataatcactatattacttgtaccaccacgtacacttgcgtgtACATTTGGACGCAACAATTTTTTGGCCCTGTTGCTGGGGACCTAAAAATCAATTATTTTTACCAGAGTAAATTGTATTGCTTTATTTATCCAAGTATTAACGTCTTGATCTTAGCTGCTACTTGATTGCAGGTACTTTAAATCGAATGCGAAGGACTGCGAGTCAAAACAATCTTGAGGAATTCAATCCTGAGCCTGAACGTACTTTCAACCGGCGTAGGagatgttataccctattttaaccgaagtcaaaatagtttacaacatcccggtaattccggggttaattaaagtcaaggagtcgccacctaattatttatggtgaattaggacacctaaagttcattaaagtgattatctaaagttaactccgttttaaggtctactaacttaagcttctaggtaagggttcaactaatctagagggaaggtattaggcatcctctaagatccattaataatggttaaccgaccggacttacgattaattaggctaagtgtaaaatGTGAACATTTTATGAAAAAAAGTATGTTGAAGATTTGTTTATAAATATAGTATAGAGTGTAAATTGGTTAACATGATGTTTTAACAAAAGGGCCTGATATGATTTTGAAAGTAGAATTTTGGTTTGGCGAAAAGTATGGGAAGCTAATGACTTGAGAAATTGGATAATGGGGAGTTTTGAAATGGTATTGTGGGAACTTTTAAAATACCCCTTTAAGTTTCCGGGAATAAACTTGAGCTCAAAGTTGGACTCACACCATAAATCATTTTAGAGTTAAAATGTTTGGTTGGCAAATCGTTTTGCAAATTTTAGTCATCGTACACCTATGTAATCAGCCAACTTTGATGGGAACTTCTAGTTAGACTAGACTGGTTTTCTAGATCCTAAAAATATGCTCTCTAATAAATAAATTACTCTTGCTATAAGGCTAAGGAAAGATTCCAAATAATCACGTGAGACAAGGTTAGTAGCAGCTAATCATCCAACTAACAGTATAAGTCACACCAACACATAAACAACATCAAAAAATGTAAATGAGATGATTAGAGCCATATTTGGCTCCCGTAGGAGGACGAAGTTTTCGGTGATTCGCCGCTTGGCTAGCCATTCTCTTTGTTTTCTTGTTCAGATGAGCGTCGAAAGAATGAGAGCTTTGAATGATAGAGTAGGTGCACGTTCAAGCCTTTGCGGGGTGACGTCGAGTCTTAAAGTAAGACTCTTTGACTCCGGtgtgtcatgcaaaagaaaaagaaatgaaaagaaaaggattagcaaCGGGAAATTTAATTTCTCAACAAAGCACGATAAATGCCAACAGACAATTAATCCCAAGTTGTAACCTAATAGCTTACTCACGCCTCATATGAACAATGACAAATAGGGAAGGCATCACAGCTGTTGCTTAGATAATCAGTCATATAAAGATAAAGTAAGGACATAGCAACAACTATTTCCACCAGAAGATGGGGCTCTAGAGAACAATAATCAGCCCACTCAAAAGCAGTCCAACCAGCACTCATGGTGCAGCGGTTATTCCTCTAAAAAACACACCATCTAACCTCTCAAAATCCACCAGTTATTATGTTCAAACAACAACTAAGCAACAAGCCAAATAAAGCAGTTTGAAGCTTCAAAATAAAGCAGCAATGTGGCAAAAAAAATTATCCCAGGAACGCAGTTGGTTTTAATTTCAAACGTGCAGCTCAGTTGGATAAAAATGTAGCAATTGACTCAATGACCGAAATCAACTCAAAGTACCCAACATTCAGTAACATTCGGGCTAAAACCGCAGCAACAATCTGCCCTTAAAGGAAGCAACGAATGGCCATACCGCAACAGTCATTTGCCTCAACAACAAACATATTCCTC
Encoded proteins:
- the LOC132639246 gene encoding uncharacterized protein LOC132639246 codes for the protein MSFPSTYIHEPEENTKNKLPEVYGKGKGRAEEINHGNYMTQSDHQITNKVNEKKKRKNNRRKHTGAIDDQGSKLFYKQSTNTEKGQTSCIKKGPTINNKAQDKNISTQQPNTDTKTTNQKDTNLNSKAQDRNQITIQSKTSETYPIDPGDAQHNYLKLISGTSLEEDQESDEIFISKQGHQSESSSEEEEEDSSEDQDYEEEMSTEVSDDYVSVDSESFNGEDLSDNHDNMNLSSDEHADILTGSFCSQALVDVNVTSEFAKIIDKTHISPRGRGRGRNNNRGGRQNARERGGRITTQQPVSINSNGTFDRLKQIIRLQHPPFIAISEPFYKADQIDKFKRLLGFTNAYANCNSQIWLFWNDIIDCSVVEETDQQDSLRDVAANYNLPWYIAGDFNYITDPAEKQGGTPHRMSKSLSFLQCIMECDLVDPGYSGSNFIWCNGWSPDKRVWQRLDRVLVNHEWMNLFDSTSVDHLIRTGSDHSLLLTIALTNQRNHTKYFRFLDLWTEEENFYKTVENAWNSEVQGSAINSVGNIFDQVTDLEKNVDDIESRILIDNSEILNDYDNDRLTANPTVDELKDVVYSMSSHSAPGPDGISGKFYHSCWEIIKDDLVLMVLDFFAVKILSKLVNQRLSCLMHFIKGISITDNIMLTQEMVHNINRTSTHGNVVLKLDMTKAYDRVTWDYLCRILRQFRFFERWIDSVWRLITNVWYSVNINGTRHGFFSSTRSIKQGDPLSPFLFIIGAKLFSKMMDSLTQSNFIPFSMDKNDPNISHLCYADDTILFSSCDPQSLELLMNKLGKYEEVFGQLINKRKSGFYVTFKEDDPRINIIKGITGFNHCQFPMIYLGCPIYVGRKIIIYFNTMVTKVAKRLQGWQGKLVSYGGKAVLIKSVLQDLPLYLLSVVYPPKTAL